Proteins encoded by one window of Anopheles maculipalpis chromosome 2RL, idAnoMacuDA_375_x, whole genome shotgun sequence:
- the LOC126559557 gene encoding TP53-regulated inhibitor of apoptosis 1-like, translating into MNSIGENCTQLKKDYDNCFNNWFSDRFLKGDTDDSLCAPLFKVYQQCVKEAMKQHQIEFKEIENDYLGTKDEEKKPPPKDS; encoded by the exons ATGAACAGCATCGGGGAAAACTGTACGCAGCTGAAAAAGGATTACGATAACTGCTTCAACAATTGGTTTTCGGATCGATTTCTGAAAGGCGATACGGACGATTCGCTGTGCGCTCCACTGTTCAAAGTTTATCAGCAGTGCGTGAAG GAAGCCATGAAGCAGCACCAAATTGAATTTAAGGAAATCGAAAACGATTACCTCGGTACAAAGgacgaagaaaagaaaccacCACCGAAGGACAGTTGA
- the LOC126558777 gene encoding complement component 1 Q subcomponent-binding protein, mitochondrial, with product MIRNVRFLRWAAGKSLSAGKSTTTTGAASQWNAGIVAQPCSGIATCAIKPLSAMPGATIARQSVVFSIPSRKIHTKGERELVEFLAEEIVAEKKASPSATIPTSLNGFAITCNKADVELTKSSEREKVVISFNVNHTVDMEGEETEATENKPEFSAMKSRPQFEVDIVRGGTTLSFTCSYLPGEAQEGEYNDVFGIDEVTIFQGEWNDKVYAVAGDVLDGYLYDLLMNFLEEKGISNEFAEKMSDFASAYEHAKYVELLEAISKFTVEKK from the exons ATGATTCGCAACGTTCGTTTTCTGCGTTGGGCTGCTGGTAAGAGCTTGTCGGCGGGAAAATCCACCACAACCACCGGTGCAGCGTCCCAGTGGAATGCCGGTATCGTTGCACAACCATGCAGCGGTATTGCGACATGTGCTATCAAGCCACTATCAGCAATGCCCGGTGCAACTATTGCTCGACAAAGTGTCGTTTTCTCTATCCCTAGCCGAAAGATTCACACCAAAG GCGAACGGGAACTGGTCGAGTTTCTGGCAGAAGAAATCGTGGCAGAGAAAAAGGCCAGTCCGAGTGCAACCATTCCAACGTCCCTGAACGGATTCGCCATCACATGCAACAAGGCCGATGTGGAGCTGACGAAATCGTCCGAACGTGaaaa GGTTGTTATTTCATTCAACGTTAACCatacggtggacatggaaggcGAAGAGACGGAAGCAACGGAAAACAAGCCGGAATTTTCCGCCATGAAGAGTCGTCCCCAGTTTGAGGTGGACATTGTGCGCGGTGGCACCACACTGTCGTTCACGTGCTCGTATCTGCCCGGTGAGGCACAGGAGGGTGAATACA ATGATGTGTTCGGCATCGATGAAGTAACTATTTTCCAGGGTGAATGGAACGACAAGGTGTACGCGGTGGCAGGCGATGTTCTTGATGGG TACCTTTACGATCTATTGATGAATTTCCTCGAGGAGAAGGGCATCAGCAATGAGTTTGCGGAGAAAATGTCCGACTTTGCAAGTGCGTACGAACACGCCAAATACGTCGAGCTGCTCGAAGCCATCTCGAAATTTACCGTAGAGAAGAAATAA